One Lentimicrobiaceae bacterium DNA window includes the following coding sequences:
- a CDS encoding 4Fe-4S binding protein — VPKNVDVIKCVGSRDEAKGIEFCSKICCMYTAKHAMLLHHKVHDSKAYVFYMDIRAAGKGYEEFVKRAQVETGVTYLRGRVSKIYQKGKKLIVRGEDAQIGQVVEVEADMVVLATAVLPQLDNPELARLLGISYDKYGFLSEAHPKLRPVETAKAGIYLAGCAQAPKDIPDTVSQASACAAKVCGLFSGDTLKKDPMISHIIKDNCTGCQNCIRVCPYGAIVTEEIPLGHGSKEMRTVAKVNEGVCQGCGSCVAICRSFAATLSGFNDKQIINTILSI, encoded by the coding sequence AAGTTCCCAAAAATGTTGATGTCATCAAATGTGTAGGCTCACGCGACGAAGCCAAGGGCATCGAATTCTGTTCTAAGATATGCTGCATGTACACCGCCAAGCATGCCATGCTACTGCATCACAAAGTTCACGATTCAAAAGCTTATGTTTTCTATATGGATATTCGTGCGGCAGGTAAGGGTTATGAGGAATTTGTAAAACGCGCCCAGGTGGAAACCGGCGTTACCTACCTTCGTGGAAGGGTTTCAAAAATTTATCAGAAAGGGAAAAAACTTATTGTCAGAGGAGAAGACGCTCAGATTGGTCAGGTCGTTGAGGTAGAAGCCGACATGGTGGTTTTGGCAACAGCCGTTCTGCCTCAGTTGGATAATCCCGAACTTGCCCGTTTGCTTGGTATTTCTTACGATAAATACGGTTTCCTTTCGGAAGCTCATCCTAAATTACGTCCCGTAGAAACTGCCAAAGCAGGCATTTACCTTGCAGGATGTGCCCAGGCACCTAAAGACATTCCCGACACCGTTTCGCAGGCTTCGGCTTGTGCTGCCAAAGTGTGCGGACTTTTTTCAGGCGACACCCTGAAAAAAGACCCGATGATTTCGCACATCATTAAAGACAATTGCACCGGCTGTCAGAACTGCATAAGGGTATGCCCTTACGGAGCAATTGTTACTGAAGAAATCCCATTGGGTCATGGCTCAAAGGAAATGCGTACCGTTGCCAAAGTGAACGAAGGAGTTTGCCAGGGCTGCGGTTCCTGCGTAGCCATCTGCAGAAGCTTTGCCGCTAC